Below is a genomic region from Actinoallomurus bryophytorum.
GGTGTCGTCGCTGCGGCCTCGAGAGCCGCGGCGGTCTTCCGCTCTTCCTCCTTCGCCGCCGCCCTCGCCGGGTCCGCCGAGGTCTCCGTGGTGTCGCCCGTCGCGTCGGGCGAAGCCGAACCGGAGCTCGCCCCGGCGGCCTCCTGGTCGACGGATGCGGACTGTGCGTCCTCCTGCGCCGGCTCTAACGCCGGTGCCAGGTCACCGGCCGCGTCGACGTCCGCGTTCGGCAGCTCGACCGGCCGGCGGACGCCGAGCGAGTCCATACGGTCGCCTGACTCTGACTTGGAAGCCAAACCATTCTCCTTCGAGGTCCGAATCGGAGCGCAAAAGGCGCCGGTGCCGGGACGGCGGTGTGTGCCCCATCTAGCCGTCCAGCGGCGTGGCGCAGCGCGCCGGCCAAGCGGCGGGAGATGTTCCTCCTGACGTGGACGTCTGCCGGCGTAGCGCCTCGTCGAGCCGTTCCAGGTTGGCCCGGTCGGCCTCGTCCAGGCCGCCGGTCCGGTCATCAGCCGCCGGATCCGCGCCGAGCACTTCGCTCAGCAGGACGATCGGCGCCGGGCCCGCGGACCGTACGTCCAGCACCCGAAGACCGGTACCGGGCGGGAAGACCACCTCGTCGGCGGCGAGACCGGGCACGGACCCGAGCAACGGACGGACTCGCCGGCCGGTGGAGGACCAGATGACGAAGCCGCCCGCCGTGGCGGACAGCCCGCCGGCAACCCCGATCGGGAGCGCGCTGACCGCCCCCGGCCGGCGCAGTACGCTCCCCGGCACGAACCGCTCGATGCCTCCCTCGGCGGGAAGCCCACCGCGTACGGCGACCCCCCGATACGAGGGCAGCCGGCACAGCCCCGAGGACAGACAGGCGGTGTAGCAACCGGGGAGGCCGGTGTCGTCCGGCGTCTCCTCTCCGGGCGGGGCCAGCTCGCCGTGGGTGTCCGACAGGTAGACGTGCACCGCGACGAGATCGGTACGCGCGGCGTCCACCTGGGGTCCGCGGAGCGCGGGCATCCTCGTCATCGCCCGGTTGACCGTGGCGCTGTACCGCTCCCAGACCGGCTGGGCGAGTGACCGGAACTCGGCCCGTTCCTTCTCCGAACTGCGCCGGGCGGGGCCGGGCACGGGTTTCGTACGGGGCCGCACCGGGGGTGCCGGGGCGGCGGCCGGGGCCGGACCGACCGGAGCGAGAGGCGCGGGCGGCGGTTCGGCGGCATCGGGCCGGTCCATCGGGGCGGCGCCGTCGGGCGACGCTGCGGCCGCCGGCGCCACGGGCTCCGCAGGCTTTGCGGGCTCCACGGGTGTCGGGGGCGTGGCGGGCGTCGCGGGCGGGGACACCGGAGGGAGCGCGCTCTCCGCGGCCGTACCGGACGACGGCACGGGCTCCGGAGGCCTTCCCAAGACGGGTGTCCGCGGAATCCTCCCCAGGCTCGGCGGGAGCGGTTCCGCGCCGCCTCGCTCGCGGGGCGGCCCGGACGGGGCGGCCTCGTGCGCACGGACGGGAGGCGCGTCCGGGGACGACGGTGGCCCGGCCGGCTCCGGCCGGTGTGCGGAGCCGGTGGTCTGAGGCACCGCGGGCTCGTCGGTCCTGCGCGCCGCCGAGTCGGGTCCTGCCGCTGCCGGACGCGCGGACGACTCGGCGGTGGCACCCTGCGGACGCGAGGCCCGTGGGATCGCGACGGTCCGTACGATCGATGCCACGGGAGCGGCCGGCGTCTCCACGGGCTGCGGCTCCACCAGGGACACGCCGTGCTCGATCGCCAGCCGGAGCAGCCGAAAGTCCTCCTCGCCGGACGCGTGTGCCGGCACGACCCGGTGGAGGGTGACGAAGCCACGCACCCCGCTTCCGAGTTCGGTGAGCAGGCGGGACAGATCGGCGAAGAGCACGTCGTCGGCCGCCTCCCCTCGGAGGTTCACCTCAATGGCCAGTTGTTCGGGCGACACCGGGCGCCCCGCGAAGGCGGGCGCCTCTCCTCGTGGCCCCACCGCCAGCCCGGCTCTCGTCACGGAGACCTGCCACCGGTCCGAGAGCGCGATGGCGCCCGGTTCCGGATGGTCGGTACCGACCACGGGCGAGCGCCAGCGGGCCAGTTGGGGCGCGGGGACGCGGTCCGCCCCCTCGGCACCGTACGGCCGGCAGAGGACGGCCTCGACGAAGGGCACCCAGGTCGGTTCCGCGTCGGCACCGATCAGGACGGGCCGGACGACAGGCTCGGTGTCGGTGCCGACGACGAGCGGGAGCCCGGTGAGCACCTCCACGTCGGCGCCCAGGATCTCGGCGGTGTCCTGACCGACGGCCAGCAGGTCGATGGGGCCGCACGGGGCGAGACGGGCCGCCGCACGGATCGTCTCGGGCAGCGCGGCCAGCACGGCGGCGAGGTCCGCGGCCGGGATACCGGGGTCGCCGTCGGCGGCACCGACGAGAACGGTCAAGTGGTCGTTGTCGACCGGCACGGCGTAGCAGAGGTCCGCGGCGCGCGCTCGCGGCACCCGCGCCGACCGCACCAGGAGCCCGGCGGGGATCTGCTCGACCACACATCCGCCGACGGTGCCGGCGGGGAGCCGGGCGAGCGCGGGCTGCCAGTGCGGCTCGGGGCTGCGCCGGCCCAGCGGCGTCGGTTCCGCGCCGGGGGTGAACGACCGCCAGCCGCGGACGGGCGCGCCGGCGCCGATGGCGAACAACGAGCCACCGGGCACGATCACCACGCCCGCGTCGGGCGCGATCACCTCGATACTCCAGGCGTCGGCGATCCGCTGCGCCAGGGCGGGCCGGTCCGGGCGCGGGCGGCCCGCACCCGACAGCGCGAGGCGTACGGTCGTCGCGCCCTGCTCACGTGCGGAGTCGAGTACGGTGCCGAGCCGGGCCCAGAGTCCGGCGGTCGCGTCGTCCGCGCCGACCACCACCGTGAAGACGTCGTTCGCCTTCTCGCCGCCGAGGAAGCGGGCCAGCTCGGCGACGCCGTCCGGTTTCGGCAGTGCGTCCGGGGAGGAGCGCAGCAGGGTCAGACCGTCGTACTCGTCGACCACCACCGCGGCTCTGCTCTCGGCGCGGGCGGCGCCGCGGGACCCGGCCCCGATCGAGGCGGACGCGTTGGATCCGTCCCGCCCCGGCCGGCGGTACTGCGCCCTTTTCCACACGATCTAACCTCCGGTGACGGCTTCGGCCCCGGCGAGGGAGTGGCCGGTCGCCGGATCCGGCACCGGTACGCCCTTTCACGCGACCGCACGGCGGTTCGAACCACTCCTCGACCGGTACGGGGTGACCCGGCGAGAGGTGGCCACAGTCAGGCATACGCACCCCAGGGTGCTCAGGTTCAACGCCGGGTGGTGTCTTTTCCGGTTTTTCTTTCTTTCAGTGGTTCTACAGTGCTTTAGGTGGTTTCCGCAGCCGCCGGGACATTCCCGCTGACGGTGGCGGGACGCGGCGCGGCATCGCGGCCTTCCCCGGGGGTGCTCTCCGGCACGCGCTCGAGTGCCTCGCGGAGCATGCCGGTCTCCACCGTCATGCTCACCGGGGCCGAGGGGTTGAGATAGACGAGGTGGTCGGCGGGAATCCGTTCGGCGAGTTCACGCACGCTCATCAGCGTGAACGCCAGCCGGCCCGCGGCGTGGAGGTAGCCGGGTGAGGTGAAGACCGGGATCACGCGCGTCGTGCCATCCGGCGCGGTGGCGGGCAGCAGGTCACCTTCGGGCGTGACGAAGACCGCCGCCTCCGGCAGGGCGGCCAGCGCGTCGGTCACGGCCTCGCCGGGGCCGTAGCCGGACGCCGCGAGCTGTACCGCGGCGTCGACGTCATCGGCCGGCTCGGGCCAGCCGAGCGCCGACGGCGACGGCCGGTACTCCTTGTTGTCGCGCCACTCGACGATCTCGCCCTCCGGGCTCGACCGCCACTGCCCGACCAGCGCCCAGCCCGGCGGGGTGCCCTCGCCGGTCCAGGCGGGGTCGACCATGCCGAGCCAGTGGTCGGGCGCGAGCCGGCCGGCCTCACGGATCGAGTCCGGGATGGCGGGCATCGTCCCGCCCACCTCATCGATCGGCTCGTCACCGGCCGCGGCCGACGACCGTTGACGCGCATCGCCCTGCTCGGCAGTCACTTTCCCTCGATCCATGCCCGCCGGACCCGGCGGTTAGGCGGCCCTGGTGAGTACAACGAGCGGCTGACCTTCGCATTCGTCCATGAAGATCACGCTGAAGCTACCAATGCGGATATGCACTGTCGACCCCGCCTAAGCCCATTTATCTTGATTGTCATGGCCATGTCATGTTCCGCTAACGCCGCACTCCCACTCCCGGATGGCCGGGTTAGCGAAGGTGATGTAGTGGGACAAAAGGGACGACAACTCATCGGTGCTCAGCTCCTCGGGTAGGCCGAGATGTTCCGGCCGGGGACGAGCCGTACGCCCAGCCGCCCGGCGGCGGCATCCAGAACCGCGACCATCTCCGCCATCGTCTCCCCGGTCGCCGGCGTCGTCTCCAACGCGAGCCGGAAACGCTGCACACGGCCAAGACCCAGTGACCCGACCGACAGAGTCGCCTGCCCCCGCTGCTCCGCGGACAGGGTGATCCCCGCACGCTCGAGGTCATCGACAGGCACCTGCGCCGCCTCGTCGGCGAGCGGCGCGGAGACGGGGAGATCCTCCTCCTTCAGCCCCGCGACGAACCGCTCGTACGGGGTGACGCCCTCGCCCGAACCATCCTGATCCGCCAGGAGCGAGGCTCTCCGGTCGAGGGCCCGCGCGAGCGCCCGGCCGAACGACTCACCCTCCTCCGGCAGGATCGGCAGCTCGACCAGAACACCGCGGGCCTCGGGCGAGGGCCTGGGCCGGGGTGCCACGGAGATCCAGCCGGTCTCGCTCCCATCCGGATCGGGATACGTGTGGGCGCTCACCTCCCCCGTCGGCTGGTCACGGTCGAGGGCGGTCTCCCACTCCGGCAGATGAACGCGGCGGCCGGTCAGCTCGCCGACACGAGCGGCGAACGCCAATGTGGCGCGGCGGTTCACGGCCGGACCGCTCTGGCACGGCCACACCACGATGTCGGAGAACCCGTCCAGCCAGTCACCGACCAGACCGGCGAACTCGTCGCCGTCCAGTGATCGGCCGTCCGCGCCGTGCACGGCCGCGACGGCCCGCCCCGCCCGACCAGGGGAGAACCAGTGGAATGCTGTGGCGCCGGGTCCGATGGGCAGTGGACGCACGACCGGTGCCGGCGCGCCGTCCGCACCGGTGTGCCAGGCCGTGTAGGAGGTCAGCGAAGCCGCGCCGGAAAGCGCCGGCCCGCGCGCGGCCAGGTCCGGAGCCGGGTAGGAGGCCAGGCCGTGGAACCGCCCGTCCACGTCACGTACCTGGTGCAGGACGATGTCGTCATGCCAGCCGGGGTGCTCGGCGTCGCGGCGGCGGGGTCGGGCGAACAGGTCGGGCAGCGACTCCTCCAGGCCGCCGACCAGCCGGTACCCGCCTGCGGGGTTCTCCTCGATCGGGATCATCCCGTACAGGCCACGGGGCGCGCGCACTCGCAGGGTGCCGTGGTGTCCGCGCATGACGAGGTCGAGGGCGAACCGGTAGTGCCGGTACCGGCGGGTGGCCTCCTTGTTCTTCTCGTCCGTCCCGCCCAGCTCGCCGGACAGCTCCTCGGCATGCTCGCGGGCGTACTCGAAACCGCCGATTCCCAGCGCACGGGCCGCGCCCATCTCGCCGCCCGCCTCGGGACCGAAGGACAGGTGCCATCCGCCGGAGTTCTCGGAGGTGTCCTTGTCCGCCTCCGACTCCTGCGTGTAGTTGCGGCCCTTGAAGTTCGTCCCGTCGGCCGGGCCGATCACCTCCGCGCCCACGATCTCCGCGCCGACGATCGTCTTCCGGCCGCCGACCGGCACCTCGTACGCGTTCCGCAGCACGTCCTTGATGCCCGGCCGGATGGTGTTCTGCGCGGTGAAGTGCAGGTACCGCACGCCCGGCCAGGTGGTGAAGTCCAGGCCTGGGACGTACCAGGCGCGCGGTGCGTTCAGGTTCTTCGGCCGGCCGAACGGAGAGGAGGGCAGCCCCGCCCATCGCTCCACCGCGTCCGCGAACGGGACGCCCCACGGGTGGAGGTTCTCGATGAGCGTCTCGACCGCCTCCGGGTCGCGGCCGCCCCAGGGCAGGCGGGTGTCCCAGACCGGGTTCTTCCCGAGCACGGGTTCGAGCCCGTCGGCCGGCGCGTCCAGGAGCGCGATGTGGTCGGGGACGAGCAGCCGGAGCCGGCCCGTCACGGGGCCGGGTTCGACGACATGGTGCCGCAGGAAGATCCCATGGGCGTACCAGAGCCTGCCGAGGCCTCGGGCACGCGTGAGGCGGCCGAGGCCGACGGCCGTGAGCCCGAGGCCACGGGCCGGCACGTTGAGGATCTCCGGGAGCTCACCGCTCAGCCCCATCTCGATCCGGAACGCCAACGGGTGCCCGTACTCCTGCGACCCCTCCCGCGTGCCGGCGCGGTAGATCTCCAGCGTCTTCTCGGTCTTCTCCACACCCCGGGCGGAGGACCGGTTGAACCCTCCGCTCCCCTCGATCCCGCCGTGGTCGCCGTCGTGCCCCTCCTTCCCGGCGCGGGTCCGCAGGTTGAAACCGCCCCCGTACCCGGACCCCGACGACTTCGTGACGGTCTTCTTCCGCTGCCCCTCGTCCCGCAGCGTCAGCTTCACCTCGGGCCGCGCCAGTTGTTCGTCGGCGGCGGCGACGCGCCCGGTGACCCGGACCCACACGTAACGAACGGCGCCGAACGCACGCGGCAGCGGAATCCAGCGGATCACCCCCGAGCCGGTGAGAGCGATGTACTGGTTGCGTAACGCGTCGGAGGAGTACGCCGCCTCCAGCTCCTGCGTCAGCAGGTTCGGCCGGTCCCCGTGGCCGGGCAGCGGACGCAGTACCTTCTCGTCGCGCAGCCAGCTCTCGATCCTGGGCAGGACGTCCGCGGCGTCCATCGTCTCCGGGTACGACATCCCCTGCAGCAGGCCGGGCGGCACGTGACGTGTCGGGGTCCGCGGAACCGGTGGCGTCACCCCTGGCGCGGTCAGCCCGAGGTCGAAGATCCGCCGCTCGGGGATCACGACGTCGAGCGCGTCCGTCGCACGCAGGTGACGTGACTGCCAGGTGACCGAGTCGCCCTTCCAGCGGATGAGGGTCACCTCGAAGACCGGGTCCATCCGATACGTGTGCGTCCGCCCGCCGTACGTGGCGCGGGTGATGTCCACCGGGCCCTGCTCCTGGCCGTGTTCGCTCTTGTGCTCCCAGCGCGCCTCGCCGTGGACGGTGAGCTGGATCCGCCCGCCCGGCCCGGTGTTCTTCGCGCTCTCCGGCGAATGGCCGCCGAAGTCGCCGTCCTCCGGGCTCAGCGAGTGGGGGGCCTCCGCCTCGCCTCCCAGGCGGAACTGTGGTCCGGCCGAGAACGTCGGCCCGGCCTCCCACTTGTGCTTGATCTCGTCCTTGTACGCGGCGTTGCTCTGGGCGTACTGCTCGATCTCGGTGTCGTCGCCGGCGTACAGGTGACGCGGCCGGTACCCGCGCAACCGGACGCGCAGCGCCTGCTTGCGGCCGTCCTTGCCCCGCGGCAGACGGACGTACCGCCCTGTCCGGCTCGTCAAAGACGCGAAGTGGGCGGCGAGTCCACCAGGACGCGTCGCGTTCTTGATGGCTTCGGGCCATTCGCCCGAGTCATCCAGCCAGGCGTCCGGCAGGTCGTTCGCCCGCGCGTACATGCGTGCGGCCAGCCGCCACAGCTCCGGCAGGACGAAGAACGTCGGGTACAGGCCCGAGACCCCGCGCGTGAGGGCGACGCCCGTGCCCTGCGGCCACTGCCAGGACTCGGAGGTCTGCCGCGCCGCAGCGATCTGCTCCGGCGTCGGCGGTATCACCGGACGGTGCTCGCGGGGCAGGACGAACCGGCCGGTGACGTCCCCACGCTGGTCGATCCACCAGATGTCGGCCTGCCCGCCGGGCGACCGCACCGACAGCCCATAGATCACGTTGTACGGGTGCTCGTCCACCTCGCCGGTCGTCTCGGTGCGGCGGTAGGACTTGACGCCCCCTGTGAGCTGGCGCTTGGGCGAGTAGGAGTACCCGCCCTGCGCGCCGACGGCACCGAGCGCGAACCGTAGCCACGAGAACGCCGTGACCCGCGCGCCGAGCCCGGCCCCCAGCCGGATGCCCAGCTCCGTGGCGCGGTGTCCATTCGACGACGCGGCCGCCAGCGCCCGCAGGTTGACGGTCATGGAGTAGGTGGTGCCGCGGTTCAGCCGCTCCATCAGATACGCGCGGGCGTACAGCCGGTACTTCCGCCCGCCGACCGACACCGTCCGCTCGATCCCGGCCATGGTGGTCGACGGGTCCGCCTCCAGCGCCGGACGGCTGTACCAGGCGGCCAGCTGCAGGTCCGCCTCCGACCAGTCGGCCTTCGCGCCCTTCGACAGCGTGTTGTGCCACCGCTCCATGACCGTACGGAGCTGCTCGTGCACGAGCTCCGCGCCGGGCAGTGTGGCGGCCGTGCCGAAGCCGAGGCCCCGGCGCGCGGCGAGCGCCAGCGGTTCGTGGTGACGGGGGTCCACCGGCATGGCCCGGTCGAGGCGCGGCGGCCGGCGGTACGCCTCCTTGGGCACGACGCCGTACGGGCCGCGCAGCAGCGTCCGCACCAGGCGCTGCGCGAACGCGCCCCCCGCGGGCAGGGTCGAGCCGGTCAGCCGGCGTTCGAAGTCGGCGGCCTCGCCCTTGGGCACCCCGACCTCCGACTCGGCCACACCCGAGACCCGTGGGATGTCGTGTGTGGTCGAACGGATGTCCACGTTCACCCGCAGCCCGGACCGGTAGCGGGCCTGCGTCATCTTCCGGTTGAGAACGGTGTGGCCGAGGGCCTGCTCGGCCATCCCGTGACCCGCCGCGCGGGAGAAGCCGAGCGTAAGCCCCGGCCCGTGCGCGAACCCCTTGCCCGCGTCGTCGTGGTGGTCCGGGTGGGTGAGCCCGGCCGCGTTGAAGCCAAGCCCCAGGGACGCGCCGCTGTCCTTGCCCCGCCCCGGCTTGTCGGTCAGGCCGCTGCCGGTGTCCTCTCGCACGGACACGTCGCTGTCGCCGAAGTACTGGAGCGTCTCGATGTCCGCGCTGATGAGGAAATGCCCCTCGAAGGAGCTCGTGCGGCCCGTGGACACCCGGAGTCTCTTCGTCGGAACGCCGCTGCTGAGCAGCAGCCGGCTGCGGTTGCGCGCCGACTTCTCGGTCAGGTGCTCCAGCGCCTCATCCATCACGGTGAGCGCCGACCCGGCCGGCAGCCCGGCGTCGAGGAGCCGTCTCTGCAGCTCCGCCGCCGTCGGGATCAGGTCGACCGCGTTGAGCGACTCCGCGGACTGCGAGGGTCGCCGTCCCGTTCTCGTCTCGCCGACCGTCCGCGCCGTCGTCTTCGGCCGCGGCGCATCCGGGACGGTGAACTCATTCGGCAGGTCGAGGTCGAACCGCGCGGGGAGCACGACGTCGTTCGGGCGCTCTCGTCCGTCGACGAACACGCGTACCGCGATGCCGCCGCGGAAGCGGGCGTACCCGCCCACGAACAGCTTGCGCCCCGCGATGACCTGGACCTCCCACTCCTCGCCCTGCTTGTCCGCCGAGCTCATGCCCAGCGCCGGCACTCCGGGGATGAGCGCCGAGGCCGTCCGCAGGCCGAGGGAGAAGAACGTCAGCAGGGTGCCGTCCAGCCCGGCCCAGACCTCGCGTTCCTTCTTTCCTCCAGCTGCCATCGAGGCGAAGGACACGTCGTACTCGCGGACCGTCCCCGTCGGCTGCGCTCCGACCGTCACGTCGCGCAGCACGGGCCGCAGCCACACGAGACGGCCGTCGGCGACGAGCAGGTGGCCGCGCTGGAGCAGTGCGTCCCATCCGGCCGGGTCGGCGGTCCGCAGCATCTCCCGCAGCCCGCTCTGGATGCCGGTGCTCAGCTCCGAGGTGTCGTCCGTGTGCCGGGAGCCGCTCGCGACGTGGTGGGCCCAGAGCCGGACCTCCTCCTCCGGCCACCGGTCCACCCCGCGTACGGACGCCTCGCCGAGCGCGTCGAACTCCAGGTACCACGGGCTCCGCCGCTCGGCGGGCTCCGGCTCCTCGGGAGTCTCGCCGGCCGCCTCGGGGCCGAGGTCGGTCGCCAGGTCCGCGCCGTCCTCGTCCGCCCACCGCACGCGCTTCCCGGCGACCGCGGAGTTGCGGAGTTCCGGCGAGGGCAGGACGGGCCGGTGGTCCCCGGCGCTCACCGGCTCGCCGAGGACGATCCGCAGGCCCAGGCGGAAGGCGGCGGCCTCCAGAGCGGTCGTCATCGCCGCCCACATCTCCGCCGAGGCCGCCGACTCCATCTCCATCGCGAGCCGGAGCCGTTGCACGCGGTCGAGGTTCAGCGACCCGATCGAGAGCCGGCCCTGCTGAAGGATCGCCTGCGCCTGGATCCCGGCCGACAGCGTGATCCCGGCTTGCCGGAAGACCTCGGTACCGACCAGCGCGGACTCCTCGGCGAGCGGCGCGGACTCGGGCAGGTCGTCCTCGGTCAGCGCGGCGAAGAACCGGTCGTACGGGGTGGTGCCGTCCGCTTCGGGCAGCGGCGTCGCGCTCCGGTCCAGGGCCCGCGCCAGCGCACTGCCGAACGTCTCGCCCTCTCCGGGCAACACCGGCAGCTCGACGAGCACACCTCCGGGCTCCGACGAGGTCGCGGGACGCGGCGACACGGAGGTCCAGCCGGTCTCCCCGCCCGCGGGGTCGGCGTACGTGTGGGCGCTCGCGTTCTCCGTCTCCGGGTCGTGGTCGAGGGCGGTCTCCCACTCGGGCACGTGCGCGCGGCGGCCGGTTCGCTCGCTCACGCGGGTCGCGAGTTCGAGAGTGGCGCGGCGGTCGACGGCCGTCTCGGTCTGGCAGGACCACACCACGATGTCGGTGGCGTCCCCCAGGCGGTTCTCGATCAGGTCGATGAGGTCGTCAACGTCCAGTGGTCGGGTGCCGCCGTCGTGTGTCGCGGCGGTGACCCGGCCGGCGGCGCCGTGGGAGAACCAGTGGAAGGTCTTCTCCCCGGCCGGCATGGGCCGCGTGATCGGCACGGTCTCGCCCTCGGCGTTGACGTGCCAGGCCGTGTAGGTCTTCAGCGAGGAGGCACGTGCGAGGGCGCCGGCGCGGGCCTCCATGTCCTTCGGCCCGTACGAGGCGAGGCCGCCGAACCTCCCGTCCTCGTCCCGGATCTCGTGCAGGACGATGTCGGCGTGCCACGCGGAGTCCCGCGCCGGCCGAGGCGGCGGGACGGCCGGGTGCGCCCGGCTCTCGTCGTGGCCGTTCCTCTCCTCGACCGGGCCGTTCTCGGCCTCGATCTCCTCGGTACGCGTGGCGACGTGGCCGGGCCGGTCGGCGGCGTCCGGCACGGGGCGGATCTCATCGGGCGTGGGCGCGGCCGGACCGGTCTCCTCGTCGATCGTCAGGTCCCGGGATCCCTGACGCGGGGCGCCGACGTCCGGCCCGGCCTCGGGGACGGAGCGCTGGAGGTGGAGGGCCGGGAGGCCCCGCCCGGCCAGCTCCCGCGCCCTGGTCCGGACCTGACGCGCGGCACCGGACGGCTCGGGGGCCTTCGCCGTCCCCGGGTCCCCGTCCGGCGATTCCACCCGGGTGGTGTCCGGCCGGCCTTGCAGGTCCGACCAGGACCGGAACGCCGTCCTCGGCAGGCCGTCGTAGAACCCCGCACGTACGGGCCGGTCCGTGTCGTTGAAGTACGCGTCGCCGACGTCCCGCCCGTCGCCGGTGCTGACCTGACGCTGGTAGGTCCGGTGCGGGTGCGGCGTGCTCGCGGCGTCACTCTCGACGGCGCCCGGGGCCGGGGACTCCTCGGTCCGGGGCGGCAGGGCGGGGGGCTCGGCGAGCGTGTCCCCGAAGACGATCTTGATACCCAGCGGCCGGACGGCAGCGGTGAGGACCGCCGCAAGCTCCGCCCGCGGCGGCGCGGTGGCGGGTTCGGTCTCCAGGGCCAGCCGCAACGACTGGACGCGGGTGAGCTCCAGTGTCGCGAGCGGTAGCCGGCCGCCCCGCAGGACCGCCTGGGTCCGTTGCACGGAGGTCAGCACCACGCCGGCGCGTTCGAGGTCGTGGACGTCGACCTGCCGGTCGAGATCGCCGAACGACTCGGCGGCGGGCAGGTCCTCCTCCGCCAGCGACGCGATGAGCCGGTCGTAGCCGCCGCCCGCGCCGCCCTCGCCGGTGTCCGGCAGGAGGGACGGGTCACGGTCCAGGGCCCGGGCGAGCGCCCGCCCGAACGGTTCGCCCGCCTCCGGCACGACCGGCAGCTCCACCAGGGAGGGCGCCGTCGCGTCTTCCGGCGCGACACCGTAGTGGTCGACGGTCCCGTCGGGGCGGTGGACCCGGACCTGGGTGGGCCGCCCGCCGGCGTCGGGCAGAAGGTTGATCACACCGGGCGTCGGCGCGACCTTGCCGGTCTCCTCGACGATGGTCAGGCCCGTGTCCCGTGCGACGTTCCGCAGCCCTGCCGATGACGGCTCCGCCGTGCCGGTGGCACAGCGGACGAGCAGGAGGGTCGTGAACCCCCGCCGCATGATCTCCTTGGCGGTGAGCGTGGTGAGGTGCGGCAGGTCGCCCAGCTCCGACCCGTGCCCGGAGAGGACGTACACTCGGCTTCGGTCGCCGAGCGGCACCTCCAGCGGCGCGCTGACCTCCTGGCCCGGCTTGCCCGACCAGGAGCGGAACTCCGCCTTCGCCAGGTCGCCGTAGAACGGGGAGCGCAGCCGCCAGCCCGCGTCGTCGAAGAACGCCTGTCCGACCTTGTGCCCGTCCGACGAGTGAACGTCGTGCCAGCGCGGCCGGGCCGGCGAGAGCGTCGCCCCGGCGTCGTTGATGTACTCCGGGTCGGGATACCGGCGATCCGAGTGCCGGGCCAGCTCCCTGATCAGCCGATCGGCCTGACCGCTCACGTTGCGAATCCGGCCGCGCGCGGCCCGGTTGACGCCGGGCACGTCGCGCAGAGCGTCGCGGATGGCCGCGATGGCGTGCCTCAGGGTACGGGCGGTGTCCCGGCCGGCGTCTTCGACGAACTCCTTCAGCGCGACGACGGCGTCGGCCTGGAGGTTCGACGTCACGTTCCCCCGGAAGATCGGGTCACGGAC
It encodes:
- a CDS encoding type VII secretion system-associated protein, whose protein sequence is MTAEQGDARQRSSAAAGDEPIDEVGGTMPAIPDSIREAGRLAPDHWLGMVDPAWTGEGTPPGWALVGQWRSSPEGEIVEWRDNKEYRPSPSALGWPEPADDVDAAVQLAASGYGPGEAVTDALAALPEAAVFVTPEGDLLPATAPDGTTRVIPVFTSPGYLHAAGRLAFTLMSVRELAERIPADHLVYLNPSAPVSMTVETGMLREALERVPESTPGEGRDAAPRPATVSGNVPAAAETT